ACAAAATAAACAAGCGATTATTTGTTCGCTTTTTTATCAGCTTCTGTTAGTTCACGGATCTTACGGCTGATATCACGACGAGATTTAGAGATTTCAGCACTTTTGATGATGTGGTCATCAACACGGTCTTCGTAATCTGCTTTCATGTTTTCAACAACTGCAATAACTTCTGCTGTAGTCATAGTAGGGTGAATGTAAT
The window above is part of the Aliivibrio fischeri ATCC 7744 = JCM 18803 = DSM 507 genome. Proteins encoded here:
- a CDS encoding DUF496 family protein gives rise to the protein MNNVFEIINQARRKNKLKRELQDNQKKIRDNQKRVTLLENMLDYIHPTMTTAEVIAVVENMKADYEDRVDDHIIKSAEISKSRRDISRKIRELTEADKKANK